The following proteins come from a genomic window of Paenibacillus spongiae:
- the add gene encoding adenosine deaminase, translating into MDNNYARHELLAALPKADLHIHLDGSVKPETILALARSRGITLPADRADTLLPYMKVEDDCESLREYLSKFQFVLDFMQDTEALERIAYELVEQAAQEQCIYTEVRFAPQLHTGQGLSLDAIIGSVLAGLRRGEEQFGVTARVIVICMRHHAEPENRAAIEAAARFKDRGVVAVDLAGDEASYPASLFRGLFALAREKGLPVTIHAGEAAGPANIEEAVVRLGASRIGHGVRLRENADILELVKQRRIPLEMCPVSNIQTKAVSGWNDYPARDYIRQGLVVTVNTDNRTVSGTTMTREYRMLMDECGFGIGDIAGVIRSGFEAAFIGRELKDSFRRKLAEACKEKGILIDNED; encoded by the coding sequence ATGGATAACAATTACGCTCGCCATGAGCTTCTAGCCGCTCTGCCCAAAGCGGATCTCCACATTCACCTGGACGGAAGCGTGAAGCCGGAGACGATTCTGGCACTCGCGCGAAGCCGGGGCATAACGCTGCCGGCGGACCGGGCGGATACGCTGCTTCCCTATATGAAGGTTGAAGACGATTGTGAGAGCTTGCGGGAATACTTAAGTAAATTTCAATTCGTGCTGGACTTCATGCAGGATACGGAAGCGCTGGAGCGCATCGCTTACGAATTGGTGGAGCAGGCTGCGCAAGAACAGTGCATCTACACGGAGGTGAGATTCGCACCTCAGCTTCATACCGGGCAGGGACTATCGCTCGATGCGATAATCGGCAGTGTGCTTGCAGGCTTGAGGCGCGGCGAAGAGCAGTTCGGCGTTACGGCCCGCGTGATCGTTATATGCATGAGGCATCACGCAGAGCCTGAGAACCGTGCAGCGATAGAAGCTGCAGCCAGGTTCAAGGACCGGGGCGTCGTCGCCGTCGATCTGGCCGGAGACGAAGCTTCTTACCCGGCATCGTTATTCCGGGGGCTGTTCGCGCTGGCCCGCGAGAAGGGGCTGCCGGTAACGATTCATGCCGGAGAAGCGGCAGGCCCGGCGAATATTGAGGAAGCGGTTGTCCGTCTCGGCGCAAGCCGGATCGGACATGGCGTTCGTCTGCGGGAGAACGCGGACATTCTGGAACTGGTGAAGCAGCGCCGCATTCCGCTCGAGATGTGCCCGGTCAGCAATATTCAGACGAAGGCGGTATCCGGATGGAACGATTATCCGGCGCGTGACTATATTCGGCAAGGATTGGTCGTGACGGTCAATACGGATAACCGCACGGTCTCCGGTACGACGATGACCCGGGAATACCGCATGCTGATGGATGAATGCGGCTTCGGTATCGGCGATATCGCGGGGGTCATCCGCAGCGGATTCGAAGCGGCTTTCATCGGACGGGAGCTGAAGGATTCGTTCCGGCGGAAGCTCGCAGAAGCATGCAAGGAAAAGGGTATACTGATCGATAACGAAGATTGA
- a CDS encoding glutathione peroxidase, with the protein MSTIYDFEAQTIKGETKPLADYKDKVLLILNTASKCGFTRQYADLQKLYEQYRDQGLEIIGFPSNQFGGQEPGSNEEVESFCQVNYGVTFPLFAKTDVRDETAHPVFQYLTEAAPFKGFDTTQPGGQKMDAFLREKMPQWMGDNSIKWNFTKFLVDREGNVVNRFESTVEPADLKGDIEALL; encoded by the coding sequence ATGTCAACCATTTACGATTTTGAGGCGCAAACCATCAAAGGGGAAACGAAGCCGCTCGCCGATTACAAAGACAAGGTGCTGCTCATTCTGAATACGGCAAGCAAGTGCGGCTTCACCCGCCAATATGCCGACCTGCAGAAGCTGTACGAGCAATATCGCGATCAAGGGCTGGAGATCATCGGTTTCCCGTCGAATCAATTCGGCGGGCAGGAACCGGGAAGCAACGAGGAAGTGGAGAGCTTCTGCCAAGTCAATTACGGCGTGACGTTCCCGCTGTTTGCGAAGACCGACGTGCGCGACGAAACCGCCCATCCGGTATTTCAGTATTTGACGGAAGCGGCGCCGTTCAAAGGGTTCGATACGACTCAGCCCGGCGGTCAAAAGATGGATGCCTTCTTGCGCGAGAAGATGCCGCAATGGATGGGAGACAATTCGATCAAATGGAATTTCACGAAATTCCTTGTCGACCGTGAAGGAAATGTCGTCAACCGGTTCGAGTCGACGGTGGAGCCAGCCGATCTTAAGGGCGATATCGAAGCTCTTCTGTAA
- a CDS encoding MarR family winged helix-turn-helix transcriptional regulator, whose product MESNALLHLDNQLCFALYACAREVTKLYRPFLDELGLTYTQYVTMLVLWEKDDIAVKTLGERLHLDSGTLTPLLKKLEASGLILRERDREDERSVIVRLTSKGQSLRERAEGIPGQVFRQTKLTPDQIAALRDQLHELTAMINEQAEPEQTER is encoded by the coding sequence ATGGAATCCAACGCCTTGCTTCATCTAGATAATCAGCTTTGTTTTGCGCTGTATGCCTGCGCACGCGAGGTGACGAAGCTTTACCGGCCTTTTCTCGATGAGCTTGGATTAACCTATACCCAATATGTCACCATGCTCGTGCTGTGGGAGAAGGATGACATCGCGGTCAAAACGCTGGGCGAACGCCTGCATCTGGATTCCGGCACGCTGACGCCGCTTCTCAAGAAGCTGGAGGCATCCGGGCTCATTCTGCGCGAACGGGACCGGGAGGACGAGCGCAGCGTCATCGTTCGTCTGACCAGCAAGGGACAATCGCTTCGGGAGCGTGCAGAAGGCATACCGGGGCAAGTGTTCCGGCAGACGAAGCTGACGCCCGACCAGATTGCTGCGCTCCGCGATCAGCTTCATGAGCTGACCGCTATGATTAACGAGCAGGCTGAGCCTGAGCAAACGGAGCGCTAA
- a CDS encoding CcdC family protein, whose translation MHLFPQSFQLSHIASILFSLLAGAAVVFLRLRASNQPTSMRKIIIPPIAMSSGFLMFAVPVTRVPWLWALAAFAAGALLFAYPLIRTSKLERSGDDIVLKRSKAFIIILLALFVIRLLLHDVLEAYISIPQTAGLFFILAFGMILVWRIVMLRKYNELQRERERD comes from the coding sequence GTGCATCTGTTCCCGCAATCGTTTCAATTGTCCCATATCGCATCGATTCTCTTCTCGCTGCTTGCCGGCGCGGCGGTTGTCTTTCTTCGCCTCCGCGCTTCCAACCAGCCGACTTCGATGCGCAAAATCATCATCCCGCCGATTGCGATGTCCTCCGGCTTCCTCATGTTTGCCGTGCCGGTGACGCGGGTCCCATGGCTGTGGGCGCTGGCAGCCTTCGCAGCCGGTGCGCTGCTGTTTGCTTATCCGCTCATCCGCACCTCGAAGCTCGAACGCTCCGGTGATGATATTGTGCTGAAGCGGTCGAAGGCATTCATTATCATTTTGTTAGCTTTGTTCGTGATAAGGCTTCTGCTGCACGATGTCCTGGAAGCTTACATCAGCATTCCGCAGACAGCCGGGTTATTCTTCATTCTCGCATTCGGCATGATTCTGGTATGGCGGATCGTCATGCTGCGCAAATATAATGAGCTTCAGCGGGAGCGGGAACGGGATTAA
- a CDS encoding DUF2252 domain-containing protein produces the protein MDSNLTERVRQTRRKLRKQTLTVIFDEFDGKLMGLDRRKRAEKYRKMADSPFSFFRGSTYLFYSDVTREWFPYHTRPERPTWIQGDLHFENFGAFRSESGALVYDVNDFDEGYLGSYLYDLLRMSVSIALVCRVKMMTTEEQQGIIGAFLRGYRDQIRRFAKRKDNPATFVMDEDRAEGQIRRLLKKLRKRKEQHFLEKVTALMQQERQFAETDEIVPPTEEEHRALMEAWPQYLASVEASGEAAVHFNIKDMAVKHGSGTASIGLDRYYVLIEAGEAAEGLDDVVLEVKEVRVPVPAYFLPYDDSFWAAHGHQGERVVMTQKAMHHEADKYLGFLSMGDRHFYVRERSPYKKRLKLESLETAESLETVVDSMGRLTAKLHARADIDVRQGVLAYHSEDEIVLAMGEDEETFCAIVAQWALSYADQVEYDYALFVEWAGNRRKS, from the coding sequence ATGGACTCGAACCTGACGGAACGCGTACGGCAAACCAGGCGAAAGCTGCGCAAACAGACGCTTACGGTTATTTTTGACGAATTCGATGGGAAGCTGATGGGGTTGGACCGGCGGAAGCGTGCGGAGAAGTACCGCAAGATGGCGGACAGTCCGTTCTCTTTCTTTCGGGGAAGCACTTATTTATTCTATAGCGACGTAACGCGGGAGTGGTTCCCGTACCATACGAGACCGGAACGGCCGACCTGGATTCAAGGCGACCTTCATTTTGAGAATTTCGGGGCGTTTCGCAGCGAATCCGGGGCGCTGGTCTATGATGTGAACGACTTTGACGAGGGCTATCTGGGCTCCTATTTGTACGACTTGCTGCGCATGTCCGTCAGCATCGCGCTCGTATGCCGTGTAAAAATGATGACGACGGAGGAGCAGCAAGGAATCATTGGCGCATTTCTGAGAGGCTATAGGGATCAAATACGCCGTTTTGCCAAGCGAAAGGACAATCCGGCGACGTTCGTCATGGATGAAGACCGCGCGGAAGGACAGATTCGCAGGCTGTTGAAGAAGCTGCGCAAACGGAAGGAGCAGCATTTTCTGGAGAAGGTGACGGCGCTCATGCAGCAGGAGCGGCAGTTCGCGGAGACGGATGAGATCGTGCCGCCCACGGAAGAGGAGCACCGTGCGCTGATGGAGGCTTGGCCGCAATATTTGGCGTCTGTAGAAGCCAGCGGGGAGGCGGCCGTTCATTTCAACATCAAAGACATGGCGGTTAAGCACGGTTCAGGCACGGCGTCGATCGGCTTGGACCGGTATTATGTGCTGATCGAAGCAGGCGAGGCGGCCGAAGGATTGGACGATGTTGTGCTTGAGGTCAAAGAGGTTCGCGTTCCCGTTCCCGCTTATTTCCTGCCGTATGACGATTCGTTCTGGGCGGCTCACGGCCATCAAGGGGAACGGGTGGTCATGACCCAGAAGGCGATGCACCATGAGGCGGACAAATACCTCGGCTTCTTATCGATGGGTGACCGGCATTTCTACGTGCGCGAGCGTTCGCCCTACAAGAAGCGGCTCAAGCTCGAATCGCTGGAGACGGCTGAATCGCTGGAGACGGTGGTCGACAGTATGGGCCGGCTGACCGCTAAGCTGCATGCCCGGGCTGATATCGATGTGCGGCAAGGGGTGCTTGCTTATCATAGCGAGGATGAGATTGTCCTCGCGATGGGCGAAGATGAAGAAACGTTCTGCGCGATTGTCGCGCAATGGGCGCTGTCGTATGCGGATCAAGTGGAATATGACTATGCGTTATTCGTCGAATGGGCGGGGAACCGCCGCAAGAGCTAG
- the pdaA gene encoding delta-lactam-biosynthetic de-N-acetylase, with translation MRGVLQLLVAVLLCSSLLIGHGAADASGGKPYHFGFKKSKNGQLPSIAEEGFMDIVKKHGAIFLGDTSDKELYLTFDNGYENGFTAPILDILKSKGVPAAFFITGHYVKDKPELVKRMVAEGHIVGNHSWSHPDMTTLPAERVQSELDRVKLAVKELTGQQEMHYLRPPRGIFSEQTLAVSRQVGYISVFWSIAYKDWDTKAQKGAKYAYDSVMAQLHPGAVMLLHSVSKDNAEALAQIIDDARSKGYTFKSLDQMKVKQYR, from the coding sequence ATGCGTGGCGTCCTTCAACTGCTAGTGGCTGTACTCTTGTGCAGCAGTTTGCTGATCGGGCATGGAGCCGCGGATGCTTCCGGGGGTAAGCCGTATCACTTTGGCTTCAAGAAGAGCAAGAATGGCCAGCTGCCGTCTATCGCGGAGGAAGGCTTCATGGACATTGTGAAGAAGCATGGTGCCATCTTCCTGGGCGACACGTCGGACAAGGAGCTCTACCTGACATTTGACAATGGCTATGAGAATGGCTTCACGGCGCCTATTCTCGACATATTGAAGAGCAAGGGTGTTCCTGCGGCCTTCTTCATTACGGGTCATTATGTAAAGGATAAGCCGGAGCTGGTCAAGCGGATGGTCGCAGAAGGGCATATCGTCGGCAATCATTCGTGGAGCCATCCGGATATGACCACCTTGCCTGCGGAGCGGGTTCAATCGGAGCTCGACCGCGTGAAGCTTGCGGTGAAGGAATTGACGGGTCAGCAGGAGATGCATTATTTGCGGCCGCCAAGAGGCATCTTCAGCGAGCAAACGCTTGCGGTTAGCCGTCAGGTGGGGTATATTAGCGTCTTCTGGTCCATTGCCTACAAGGATTGGGATACGAAGGCGCAGAAGGGTGCCAAGTACGCTTACGACAGCGTCATGGCGCAGCTCCATCCTGGAGCGGTCATGCTGCTGCATTCCGTATCCAAGGATAATGCGGAAGCGTTGGCGCAAATTATCGACGATGCCCGAAGCAAGGGCTATACCTTCAAAAGCCTGGATCAAATGAAGGTCAAGCAATATCGCTAG
- a CDS encoding YhcH/YjgK/YiaL family protein: MIYSNLANYEYEKATFPAPVRRAIDRLLDMDLDALPAGRHEFGEPGMYLLINEVTTQPKEHVKPESHLVHTDLQLLLTGRERMVVAKLSASLEPEDDRFAAQDIAFYGAVSGEIDVDLVPGAFVVLYPTDIHRPNCSVEEDIPIRKAVAKIHQDLFADRG, from the coding sequence ATGATTTACAGCAATTTGGCCAATTACGAGTACGAGAAAGCGACCTTTCCTGCGCCTGTACGCCGCGCGATCGACCGGCTGCTCGATATGGATCTGGACGCTCTGCCGGCAGGGCGCCACGAGTTCGGCGAACCCGGGATGTATCTGCTCATCAATGAGGTCACCACGCAGCCGAAGGAACATGTCAAACCGGAGTCGCACCTCGTACATACAGACCTGCAGCTGCTGCTAACGGGCCGTGAGCGGATGGTGGTTGCGAAGCTTTCTGCATCGCTGGAGCCGGAGGATGACCGGTTTGCAGCACAGGACATTGCCTTCTATGGAGCGGTAAGCGGCGAGATTGACGTGGACCTGGTTCCCGGTGCGTTCGTCGTCTTGTACCCCACCGATATTCACCGGCCCAACTGCTCAGTTGAAGAGGACATTCCCATTCGCAAGGCGGTTGCTAAGATCCATCAGGACCTGTTCGCCGACCGGGGATAG
- a CDS encoding YwbE family protein has translation MSTNGQQRASIRPGITVDIVLKQDQPTGKLTRGVVKDILTNSPNHPHGIKVRLQSGQVGRVKSIIAPGSEQ, from the coding sequence ATGAGCACGAATGGACAACAGCGGGCGTCGATCCGCCCGGGTATTACAGTGGATATCGTCTTGAAGCAGGATCAGCCGACGGGGAAGCTGACGCGAGGCGTCGTGAAGGATATATTGACGAATTCGCCCAATCATCCGCATGGCATTAAAGTAAGGCTGCAGAGCGGACAGGTCGGCCGTGTAAAATCGATCATCGCTCCCGGCTCCGAGCAATAA
- a CDS encoding GyrI-like domain-containing protein, which translates to MNIRYEKVEAMKLCGLAGRTTNAAEAGPGGQIPALWGAFHAKGVTSALSGYAEPSNMYGLYAEYESDASGEYTILLGHRLLEESEPSGLPDQEWKTIDLPASRYAVFTTERGPVAKVVPEAWGRIWAWFAEGNGTRTFTGDFERYDGRAADPADAVVEIYIAVTDGDAANM; encoded by the coding sequence ATGAATATTCGATATGAGAAAGTGGAAGCGATGAAATTATGCGGTCTGGCAGGGAGAACGACGAATGCCGCAGAAGCGGGACCGGGCGGGCAAATTCCGGCGCTGTGGGGGGCTTTCCATGCCAAGGGCGTTACTTCCGCATTAAGCGGTTATGCGGAACCGTCCAACATGTATGGACTTTACGCCGAATATGAGAGCGATGCGAGCGGTGAGTACACGATACTGCTGGGGCATCGTCTACTTGAGGAATCGGAACCGTCCGGACTGCCTGACCAGGAGTGGAAAACAATTGACCTGCCCGCATCTCGCTATGCCGTGTTCACGACAGAACGCGGACCGGTCGCGAAGGTTGTTCCCGAAGCTTGGGGACGGATATGGGCATGGTTCGCGGAGGGCAATGGCACCCGTACATTCACAGGCGACTTCGAACGGTACGACGGGCGCGCGGCCGATCCGGCAGATGCGGTCGTTGAGATCTATATCGCGGTTACGGATGGCGATGCCGCTAATATGTAG
- a CDS encoding YuzB family protein — protein sequence MKKIKYCCRNFRRHGSKAVYKTIKDEYPDLKQKKKDCLGNCKLCVKQCIVMIGKKEVIVAPTADMLVEELKKRIG from the coding sequence ATGAAGAAAATCAAATATTGCTGCCGGAATTTCAGAAGGCATGGCTCGAAGGCCGTATACAAAACGATCAAGGATGAATACCCCGATCTCAAGCAGAAGAAGAAGGACTGCCTAGGCAATTGCAAGCTATGCGTCAAGCAGTGCATCGTCATGATCGGCAAGAAAGAGGTCATCGTCGCACCGACTGCCGACATGCTGGTTGAGGAATTAAAGAAGCGAATAGGCTAA
- a CDS encoding ferritin produces MNDKLSQALNDQLNFEFYSAQVYLAIAAYCSGESLDGFANFFIVQAEEERFHAMRIYKYLNDRGKRVYLQGMDTPKNEYKSILEAFEHAYEHEQIVTRRIYDLSDIAMNDREHATIQFLKWFIDEQVEEESMFDSIINKLKRIDQDSNAFFMLDNEFAQRVFTPPAV; encoded by the coding sequence ATGAACGATAAGCTCAGTCAGGCTCTGAACGATCAATTGAATTTCGAATTTTACTCCGCCCAAGTTTATTTGGCCATAGCCGCGTACTGCTCGGGAGAAAGCTTGGACGGGTTCGCGAATTTCTTCATCGTCCAGGCCGAGGAAGAACGGTTTCATGCCATGAGAATTTACAAGTACCTGAACGACCGGGGAAAACGCGTCTACTTGCAAGGCATGGATACCCCTAAGAACGAATACAAGTCGATTCTGGAAGCGTTCGAGCACGCTTATGAGCATGAGCAGATCGTAACGCGCCGCATTTACGATCTGTCCGATATTGCGATGAACGACCGCGAGCATGCGACCATTCAATTTCTGAAATGGTTTATCGATGAGCAGGTTGAAGAAGAGTCTATGTTCGACAGCATCATTAACAAGCTGAAGCGGATCGACCAGGACAGCAACGCCTTCTTCATGCTCGATAACGAGTTCGCGCAGCGCGTATTTACGCCTCCTGCGGTGTAA
- a CDS encoding ATP-binding cassette domain-containing protein — protein sequence MNREGLTIRNVRKSFGSFQALNNIAIDIPKGKFTCLLGPSGCGKTTLLRIISGLERPDSGTVLLGGRDITMLPAAKRNFGIVFQSYALFPNLTVAANIAYGLKGKMPRRDVEAKLDEMLRLIDLEGIRDRYPSQLSGGQQQRVALARAVAMSPEVLLLDEPLSALDAKVRVKLREELCLLQQRLGITTVMVTHDQEEALTMADRIIVMDHGLVVQTGTPQEVYDRPSTPFVADFIGAINFFPEHAADKQLYAMRPEHIIIAPDGAVDTADGSRSFRAIIQHIEFRGSFYRISLLPISDHGGKAASAVTVDVSAQAAQQHDLRRNTVMTLQLPADRLLQYPVEADGAYAEARL from the coding sequence ATGAATCGAGAGGGACTGACCATACGAAATGTCCGAAAGTCGTTTGGATCCTTTCAAGCGTTAAATAACATTGCTATCGACATTCCAAAAGGCAAATTCACTTGCTTGCTCGGCCCGAGCGGATGCGGCAAAACGACTCTTCTGCGCATTATTTCCGGCTTGGAACGGCCGGACTCCGGAACGGTGCTGCTCGGAGGACGCGACATCACGATGCTTCCCGCGGCCAAACGAAACTTCGGCATTGTATTTCAATCCTACGCGCTGTTCCCGAATTTGACGGTTGCCGCCAATATCGCGTATGGGCTGAAAGGAAAAATGCCTCGCCGGGACGTGGAGGCAAAGCTCGATGAGATGCTGCGGCTGATCGACCTGGAAGGTATCCGCGATCGTTATCCTTCGCAGCTGTCAGGCGGCCAGCAGCAGCGCGTCGCATTAGCCCGCGCCGTGGCCATGTCGCCGGAGGTGCTGCTGCTGGACGAACCGCTGTCCGCGCTTGATGCGAAGGTGCGCGTCAAGCTTCGGGAAGAGCTTTGTCTGCTGCAGCAGCGCCTTGGGATCACGACCGTCATGGTGACTCACGATCAGGAGGAAGCGCTCACGATGGCGGATCGGATCATCGTCATGGATCACGGCCTCGTGGTGCAAACCGGTACGCCTCAGGAGGTATACGACCGGCCGAGCACGCCTTTCGTCGCCGATTTCATCGGAGCGATCAACTTCTTCCCCGAACATGCAGCGGATAAGCAGCTCTATGCCATGCGCCCGGAACATATCATTATCGCACCTGACGGAGCAGTGGACACTGCGGACGGTTCCCGATCGTTCCGCGCCATCATCCAGCACATTGAGTTTCGCGGTTCATTCTACCGGATCAGCCTGCTTCCGATAAGCGATCATGGCGGCAAGGCAGCCTCGGCGGTTACGGTCGATGTATCGGCGCAAGCTGCTCAGCAGCACGACCTGAGACGCAATACCGTCATGACGCTGCAGCTTCCGGCCGACCGTCTGCTGCAATATCCGGTTGAAGCAGACGGGGCGTATGCCGAGGCTCGCCTATGA
- a CDS encoding putative 2-aminoethylphosphonate ABC transporter permease subunit: MIKTDNAARIDSQPEQPPNHHGPAPGGRLQSSLARFRRTWGTAEWIQAAALLAMLISLAVLIILPLIAIFKQAFLTVDGSYAGLAYFRAYLESPALLQSLQNTVFVSFMTTVIAVPLAFLLAYALARTDIRGKSLYKAAALLPLFAPTMMHGIGLTYLFGHQGLISTGFFGWLPFEMRIPLYGPVGIIISEVIYTFPQAFLILSAALSISDYRLYEAAETLGASKWKKLFTVTLPSVKYALMSAIIVCATLSFTDFGAPKVVGGQFNVLATDIFKQVVGQQNMALGAVVSIVLTLPAVVAFIIDRVVTRRQQAYVTSRSTPYIVRPHRTRNVMAHTYAGMIALAMLVLLAAVVTASLVKVWPYQMTLSWDNYKFTDSAAGGFAPFWNSLRMAALTAVIGTLVTFIFAYLIEHIRILPFLRQTGYFLSIVPLALPGLVIGLAYIFFFNDPGNPLNVIYGTMSILVLANIAHFYSVPFMTATTSLKMMDKEFENVSLSMNVSRIRSFMRITLPLSLPAIMEMAIYFFINAMVTVSAVIFLYGADLKPASIAIVSMDDAGDTAQAAAMSVLIIFTNLIVRLLYEAYSARIRRKTAAWRER, encoded by the coding sequence ATGATAAAAACCGATAACGCAGCGCGGATCGATTCTCAGCCCGAACAGCCGCCGAATCATCACGGACCCGCGCCGGGCGGCAGGCTCCAGAGCTCCTTAGCGCGATTCCGGCGCACTTGGGGCACAGCCGAATGGATACAAGCCGCAGCACTGCTGGCCATGCTCATATCGCTCGCCGTCCTGATCATTTTGCCGCTCATTGCCATTTTCAAACAAGCTTTTCTGACCGTTGACGGCAGCTATGCGGGTCTTGCTTATTTTCGAGCCTATCTCGAATCCCCGGCTCTGCTGCAGTCGCTTCAAAATACGGTTTTCGTCTCGTTCATGACAACGGTCATTGCCGTACCGCTGGCGTTTCTGCTGGCTTACGCGCTGGCCCGTACCGACATTCGCGGCAAATCGCTGTACAAAGCAGCGGCACTGCTGCCATTGTTCGCACCGACGATGATGCACGGTATCGGACTGACTTATTTATTCGGCCATCAAGGACTCATCTCCACCGGTTTCTTCGGCTGGCTGCCTTTTGAGATGCGGATTCCCCTATACGGACCGGTCGGCATCATTATTTCAGAGGTTATCTACACGTTCCCGCAAGCATTTCTGATCTTGTCAGCCGCGTTGTCCATCAGTGACTACCGGCTGTATGAGGCTGCTGAAACGCTTGGGGCGAGCAAATGGAAGAAGCTGTTCACCGTAACGCTGCCTTCCGTCAAATATGCGCTTATGAGCGCCATTATTGTCTGCGCCACGCTAAGCTTTACCGATTTCGGCGCTCCCAAGGTGGTAGGCGGGCAGTTCAACGTACTGGCAACGGATATTTTCAAGCAGGTCGTCGGTCAGCAAAATATGGCCTTGGGAGCCGTCGTCAGCATCGTGCTTACCCTCCCGGCCGTCGTTGCATTCATTATCGACCGGGTCGTCACGCGCAGGCAGCAAGCGTACGTCACATCCAGATCGACGCCTTATATTGTAAGGCCTCACCGGACGCGCAACGTCATGGCCCATACGTATGCGGGAATGATTGCGCTGGCGATGCTGGTCTTGCTCGCAGCGGTTGTCACCGCGTCGTTAGTGAAGGTGTGGCCGTACCAGATGACCCTCTCCTGGGACAACTATAAATTTACCGATTCAGCCGCAGGCGGCTTCGCGCCATTCTGGAACAGCTTGCGAATGGCTGCGTTAACCGCCGTCATCGGTACGTTAGTCACCTTTATATTCGCGTACTTGATTGAACATATCCGCATCCTGCCGTTCTTGCGGCAAACCGGTTATTTTCTCTCTATCGTGCCGCTGGCTCTGCCAGGTCTTGTCATCGGTTTGGCTTATATTTTCTTCTTCAACGACCCCGGCAATCCGCTCAACGTCATTTACGGAACGATGAGTATTCTCGTGCTGGCGAATATCGCCCACTTTTACTCCGTTCCCTTCATGACCGCAACAACGTCGCTGAAAATGATGGACAAAGAATTCGAGAACGTCTCCTTGTCGATGAACGTTTCCCGGATTCGTTCATTCATGCGGATTACACTGCCTCTTTCGCTGCCGGCGATTATGGAGATGGCCATCTATTTCTTTATCAATGCCATGGTAACGGTATCTGCGGTCATTTTTCTGTACGGCGCGGATTTGAAGCCTGCGTCCATCGCCATCGTCAGTATGGACGATGCCGGAGACACCGCTCAAGCGGCGGCCATGTCCGTGTTGATTATCTTCACGAACCTGATCGTC